The Anolis carolinensis isolate JA03-04 chromosome 1, rAnoCar3.1.pri, whole genome shotgun sequence genome window below encodes:
- the LOC100553999 gene encoding small ribosomal subunit protein uS14, whose product MGHQQLYWSHPRKFGQGSRSCRVCSNRHGLIRKYGLNMCRQCFRQYAKDIGFVKLD is encoded by the exons ATGGGCCACCAGCAGCTCTACTGGAGCCACCCGAGGAAGTTCGGGCAGGGGTCGCGCTCCTG cCGCGTGTGCTCGAACCGCCACGGCCTGATCCGCAAGTACGGGCTCAACATGTGCCGGCAGTGCTTCCGCCAGTACGCCAAGGACATCGGATTCGTCaag